A DNA window from Castanea sativa cultivar Marrone di Chiusa Pesio chromosome 7, ASM4071231v1 contains the following coding sequences:
- the LOC142642055 gene encoding uncharacterized protein LOC142642055, translated as MEISSFFIFFVLLLVHCLMASTAVAVRTNITTDQSALLALKAHITDDPYKTLASNWSTSTSTSVCNWIGITCGSKHLRVTALNLSHMGLSGTIAPQVGKLTFLSHLSFRNNNFHGSLPNELASLRRLEVVSFGLNNFSGMLPSWLGFLPKLQVLYAYNNRFNGTLPESLGNISLLKVLHLSTNYLSGRIPKSLGNCTSLEIIRLDDNYFTGEIPQEIVTLSNLTEVTLANNSLTGHIPNATFNSSNIETISLYMNQLSGNLPSSIGHWLPNLKVLYLWDNGLEGIIPNSISNASMLTELELGANYFFGSIPNTLGNLRHLERLNLVNNHLTRESSTLELSFLSSLTNCVNLTSIVVANNPLNGTLPILRGNFSTSLEQFVAFNCNIKGIIPREIGNLSNLMTLSLEDNELIGPIPTIVGNLGNLQGLFLQNNRIHGSIPNDICHLRNLVDLHLNQNKLFGPIPTCWGSLSSLRNLYLDSNQLTSIPSSFWSLRDMLRINLSSNSLNGYLPLDVGKLEHVTQMDLSWNKLSGEIHAIKGLCSLVNLSLAHNKFQGPIPQSFSNLISMERLDLSDNNFSGEIPKSLIELKCLNYFNVSFNRLQGEIPSRGVRNQFSASSFMGNQALCGSPQLQVPPCKRSSKTTTTIIVRYILPAMIAAILAVFLIFVLMKGQKRDAKLKGQGDLLSLAAWRRITYLELEQATNGFSETNLVGKGSFGSVYKGTLSDGTTVAIKVFNLNREEGFKSFEAECDVLCSIRHRNLVKIISSCSSNDFKALVLEYMPKGSLHKWLYSHNHFLDMLERLSMMIDVASSLEYLHHGCPLPVVHCDLKPSNILLNKDMVALVSDFGISKFLGNEDSMTQTMTLATIGYMAPEYGSQGIISTRGDVYSYGILLMETFTRKNPTNEMFAGEMSLKGWVRQSLPYSVIEVIDSNLLKRGEENFNAKLDCVLSIMQLAMACSTEAPEERSNMRDVVTTLKNIKLKFLKDVGED; from the exons ATGGagatttcttcctttttcatcttttttgtgttgttgttgGTACACTGTTTAATGGCTAGCACAGCTGTGGCAGTAAGGACCAACATCACCACAGACCAATCAGCTCTCCTTGCTCTCAAAGCCCATATCACTGATGACCCTTACAAAACCTTGGCAAGCAATTGGTCTACCTCTACCTCTACCTCTGTTTGCAACTGGATTGGGATCACTTGTGGTTCCAAACACCTTAGAGTCACTGCCTTGAATCTTTCTCACATGGGTCTTTCAGGAACCATTGCACCACAAGTGGGAAAACTAACATTCTTGTCTCATTTATCCTTcagaaacaacaattttcatggTTCTCTGCCCAACGAGTTAGCTTCTTTGCGTCGGTTGGAAGTTGTCAGCTTTGGATTGAACAACTTTTCTGGAATGTTACCATCGTGGCTTGGGTTCTTACCTAAACTTCAAGTGTTGTATGCTTATAACAACAGATTTAATGGTACTCTTCCAGAATCTCTAGGCAATATATCGTTACTGAAAGTACTTCATCTCAGCACAAACTATCTTTCAG GAAGGATTCCAAAAAGTTTGGGAAACTGTACTTCCCTTGAGATAATTCGCTTGGATGATAACTACTTCACAG GTGAAATACCACAGGAGATTGTGACTCTATCAAATCTAACGGAAGTAACCTTGGCCAATAATAGCTTAACCGGTCACATCCCAAATGCAACCTTCAACAGCTCAAACATTGAAACCATTAGTCTATACATGAACCAGCTCTCAGGAAATCTTCCATCAAGCATAGGTCATTGGCTTCCAAATCTTAAGGTACTTTACTTATGGGATAATGGACTAGAAGGAATAATCCCCAATTCTATCTCAAATGCTTCTATGCTCACTGAACTTGAGTTGGGTGCAAATTATTTCTTTGGCTCTATTCCTAATACCTTGGGAAATTTAAGGCATTTGGAGAGGCTCAACTTGGTCAATAATCATTTGACTAGAGAATCATCAACTCTAGAATTGAgttttctttcatctttgacAAATTGCGTAAATTTGACAAGTATAGTGGTAGCAAATAACCCACTGAATGGAACCCTTCCAATTCTCAGAGGAAATTTTTCTACTTCTCTTGAACAATTTGTAGCATTTAATTGCAACATTAAGGGCATAATTCCAAGAGAGATTGGTAATTTAAGCAATTTGATGACCCTAAGCCTAGAAGACAATGAATTGATTGGACCTATTCCAACTATAGTTGGAAATCTGGGTAATCTCCAAGGTTTGTTTCTTCAAAACAATAGAATCCATGGGTCAATCCCAAATGATATTTGTCATTTGAGGAACTTGGTTGATTTACATTTAAATCAAAATAAGCTCTTTGGACCAATACCAACATGTTGGGGAAGTCTTTCTTCACTTCGAAATCTGTATTTGGATTCCAACCAGCTGACTTCCATACCCTCATCCTTTTGGAGTCTTAGAGACATGCTGCGAATAAACTTGTCATCCAATTCTTTAAATGGTTATCTACCATTAGATGTTGGGAAACTGGAGCATGTAACACAAATGGACTTATCATGGAATAAACTATCAGGTGAAATTCATGCTATTAAAGGCCTATGTTCTTTGGTTAACCTCTCTTTAGCACATAACAAATTCCAGGGTCCTATTCCCCAGTCATTTAGTAATTTGATAAGCATGGAACGCTTGGATTTATCTGATAACAACTTTTCAGGAGAAATTCCCAAGTCTCTAATAGAACTCAAATGCCTCAACTATTTCAATGTGTCTTTTAATAGATTGCAAGGTGAAATTCCTTCTAGAGGTGTTAGAAATCAATTCTCAGCATCATCATTCATGGGAAATCAAGCATTATGTGGTTCACCCCAACTGCAAGTTCCACCATGTAAAAGAAGTTCAAAGACAACCACTACAATTATTGTGAGGTACATTCTCCCAGCAATGATAGCAGCAATACTTGCAGTATttcttatatttgttttaatgaaaGGGCAAAAGAGGGATGCAAAATTAAAAGGTCAAGGGGATTTGTTGTCTCTAGCAGCATGGAGAAGAATAACATATCTAGAACTTGAACAAGCAACAAATGGATTTAGCGAAACTAACTTAGTTGGGAAAGGGAGTTTTGGATCAGTGTACAAAGGTACACTTTCAGATGGAACTACTGTTgcaataaaggtttttaatttgaatagaGAAGAAGGATTTAAGAGTTTTGAAGCTGAATGTGATGTATTGTGCAGTATTCGCCATCGAAATCTTGTGAAAATAATCAGTAGTTGTAGTAGCAATGATTTTAAAGCCTTGGTACTAGAGTACATGCCCAAGGGGAGCCTTCATAAGTGGTTGTATTCTCATAACCACTTCTTGGATATGCTAGAAAGATTGAGCATGATGATAGATGTTGCATCATCATTGGAGTATCTCCATCATGGTTGTCCTTTACCTGTTGTTCATTGTGATTTGAAGCCAAGCAATATTCTCCTAAACAAAGATATGGTAGCACTTGTGAGTGACTTTGGCATTTCAAAATTCTTAGGCAATGAAGACTCTATGACACAAACCATGACATTGGCCACTATTGGTTACATGGCACCAG AGTATGGATCACAAGGGATTATTTCCACACGTGGTGATGTGTATAGTTATGGCATTTTGTTAATGGAAACATTCACAAGAAAGAATCCCACAAATGAAATGTTTGCTGGAGAAATGAGCCTAAAAGGTTGGGTAAGACAATCACTACCCTATTCAGTAATCGAAGTTATAGATTCTAATTTGCTGAAGAGAGGTGAAGAGAATTTTAATGCTAAGCTGGATTGTGTGTTGTCCATTATGCAATTGGCTATGGCTTGTTCAACAGAGGCACCTGAAGAGAGGTCAAACATGAGAGATGTCGTAACAACacttaaaaatatcaaattgaagtttCTAAAGGATGTTGGAGAAGATTGA